A single genomic interval of Eptesicus fuscus isolate TK198812 chromosome 10, DD_ASM_mEF_20220401, whole genome shotgun sequence harbors:
- the GABBR1 gene encoding gamma-aminobutyric acid type B receptor subunit 1, which translates to MPPPPPLLLLLLFLGPQGAGGAQTPNASAEGCQIIHPPWEGGIRYRGLTRDQVKAISFLPVDYEIEYVCRGEREVVGPKVRKCLANGSWTEMDTPSRCVRICSRSHLMLENGKVFLTGGDLPALDGARVDFRCDPDFHLVGASRSACSQGQWSSPKPHCQVTRTPHSERRAVYIGALFPMSGGWPGGQACQPAVEMALEDVNSRRDILPDYELKLIHHDSQCDPGQATKYLYELLYNDPIKIILMPGCSSVSTLVAEAARMWNLIVLSYGSSSPALSNRQRFPTFFRTHPSATLHNPTRVKLFEKWGWKKIATIQQTTEVFTSTLDDLEERVKEAGIEITFRQSFFSDPAVPVKNLKRQDARIIVGLFYETEARKVFCEVYKERLFGKKYVWFLIGWYADNWFKTYDPSINCTVDEMTEAVEGHITTEIVMLNPANTRSISNMTSQEFVEKLTKRLKRHPEETGGFQEAPLAYDAIWALALALNKTSGGGGRAGVRLEDFNYNNQTITDQIYRAMNSSSFEGVSGHVVFDASGSRMAWTLIEQLQGGSYKKIGYYDSTKDDLSWSKTDKWIGGSPPADQTLVIKTFRFLSQKLFISVSVLSSLGIVLAVVCLSFNIYNSHVRYIQNSQPTLNNLTAVGCSLALAAVFPLGLDGYHIGRNQFPFVCQARLWLLGLGFSLGYGSMFTKIWWVHTVFTKKEEKKEWRKTLEPWKLYATVGLLVGADLLTLAVWQIVDPLHRTIETFAKEEPKEDIDVSILPQLEHCSSRKMNTWLGIFYGYKGLLLLLGIFLAYETKSVSTEKINDHRAVGMAIYNVAVLCLITAPVTMILSSQQDAAFAFASLAIVFSSYITLVVLFVPKMRRLITRGEWQSEAQDTMKTGSSTNNHEEEKSRLLEKENRELEKIIAEKEERVSELRRQLQSRQQLRARRPPPTPPGPSGGLPRGPPELPDRLSCDGSRVHLLYK; encoded by the exons atgccgccgccgccgccgctgctgctgctgctgctgttcctcgGCCCGCAGGGCGCGGGCGGGGCGCAGACCCCCAACGCCAGCGCGGAAg GCTGCCAGATCATACACCCGCCCTGGGAAGGGGGCATCCGGTACCGGGGCCTGACTCGGGACCAGGTGAAGGCCATCAGCTTCCTGCCCGTGGACTACGAGATCGAGTACGTGTGCCGCGGAGAGCGCGAGGTGGTGGGGCCCAAGGTCCGCAAGTGCCTGGCCAACGGCTCCTGGACGGAGATGGACACCCCCAGCCGCTGTG TCCGAATCTGCTCCAGGTCACATCTGATGCTGGAAAATGGGAAGGTGTTCCTGACGGGCGGGGACCTCCCAGCCCTGGACGGAGCCCGGGTGGACTTCCGGTGTGACCCCGACTTCCATCTGGTGGGGGCCTCCCGCAGCGCCTGCAGTCAGGGCCAGTggagcagccccaagccccactgccagg TGACCCGAACGCCGCACTCAG AACGGCGCGCAGTGTACATCGGGGCGCTGTTTCCCATGAGCGGGGGCTGGCCcgggggccaggcctgccagCCGGCCGTGGAGATGGCGCTGGAGGACGTGAACAGCCGCAGGGACATCCTGCCGGACTATGAGCTCAAGCTCATCCACCACGACAGCCAG tGTGACCCAGGCCAGGCCACCAAGTACCTGTACGAGCTGCTCTACAACGACCCCATCAAGATCATCCTCATGCCCGGCTGCAGCTCGGTCTCCACGCTGGTGGCAGAGGCCGCCAGGATGTGGAATCTCATTGTG CTTTCCTACGGCTCCAGCTCACCCGCCCTGTCGAACCGGCAGCGCTTCCCCACGTTCTTTCGAACTCACCCATCAGCCACCCTGCACAATCCCACCCGCGTGAAACTGTTTGAGAAGTGGGGCTGGAAGAAGATCGCCACCATCCAGCAGACCACCGAAGTCTTCACATCG ACTTTGGACGATCTGGAGGAGCGAGTGAAGGAGGCTGGAATTGAGATTACTTTCCGCCAGAGTTTCTTCTCAGACCCAGCGGTGCCCGTCAAGAACCTGAAG CGCCAGGATGCCCGCATCATCGTGGGACTTTTCTATGAGACGGAAGCCCGCAAAGTGTTCTGTGAG GTGTACAAGGAGCGGCTCTTCGGGAAGAAGTACGTGTGGTTCCTCATTGGGTGGTACGCGGACAATTGGTTCAAGACCTATGACCCGTCCATCAACTGCACAGTGGACGAGATGACCGAGGCGGTGGAGGGCCACATCACCACCGAGATTGTCATGCTGAACCCTGCCAACACCCGCAGCATTTCCAACATG ACATCCCAGGAATTTGTGGAAAAACTGACCAAGAGGCTGAAGAGACACCCCGAGGAGACGGGGGGCTTCCAGGAGGCCCCGCTGGCCTACGACGCCATctgggccttggccctggccctgaaCAAGACGTCGGGAGGCGGTGGCCGCGCGGGCGTGCGCCTGGAAGACTTCAACTACAACAACCAGACCATCACCGACCAGATCTACCGGGCGATGAACTCCTCGTCCTTCGAGGGCGTCTCC GGCCACGTGGTGTTCGATGCCAGCGGCTCTCGGATGGCATGGACGCTTATTGAGCAGCTCCAGG GTGGCAGCTACAAGAAGATCGGCTACTATGACAGCACCAAGGATGACCTCTCCTGGTCGAAAACAGATAAGTGGATTG gaGGGTCTCCCCCTGCTGACCAGACCCTGGTCATCAAGACATTCCGCTTCCTGTCGCAGAAACTCTTTATCTCCGTCTCGGTTCTCTCCAGCTTGGGCATTGTCCTAGctgttgtctgtctgtcttttaaCATCTACAACTCGCACGTCCG CTACATCCAGAACTCCCAGCCCACCCTGAACAACCTCACGGCCGTGGGCTGCTCGCTGGCCTTGGCGGCTGTCTTCCCCCTCGGGCTGGACGGGTACCACATCGGCAGAAACCAGTTCCCCTTCGTCTGCCAG gcccgccTCTGGCTCCTCGGCCTGGGCTTCAGTCTGGGCTACGGCTCCATGTTCACCAAGATCTGGTGGGTGCACACGGTCTTCaccaagaaggaggagaagaaggagtgGAGGAAG ACCCTGGAGCCCTGGAAGCTGTACGCCACCGTGGGCCTGCTGGTGGGCGCGGACCTGCTCACCCTCGCCGTCTGGCAGATCGTGGACCCCCTGCACCGGACCATCGAG ACGTTCGCCAAGGAGGAGCCGAAGGAAGACATCGATGTGTCCATCCTGCCGCAGCTGGAGCACTGCAGCTCCCGCAAGATGAACACGTGGCtcg GCATTTTCTACGGCTACaaggggctgctgctgctgctgggcatCTTCCTTGCTTATGAGACCAAGAGCGTGTCCACCGAGAAGATCAACGACCACCGGGCGGTGGGCATGGCCATCTACAACGTGGCG gtCCTGTGCCTCATCACCGCGCCCGTCACCATGATCCTGTCCAGCCAGCAGGACGCGGCCTTCGCCTTCGCCTCGCTCGCCATCGTCTTCTCCTCCTACATCACGCTGGTGGTGCTGTTTGTGCCCAAG ATGCGCAGGCTGATCACCCGCGGGGAATGGCAGTCGGAGGCTCAGGACACCATGAAGACGGGGTCCTCGACCAACAACCACGAGGAGGAGAAGTCCCGGCTGCTGGAGAAGGAGAACCGGGAGCTGGAGAAGATCATCGCGGAG AAAGAGGAGCGCGTCTCCGAACTGCGCCGCCAGCTCCAGTCTCGGCAGCAGCTCCGCGCACGgcgccccccgcccacccccccggGCCCCTCTGGGGGCCTGCCCAGGGGCCCCCCTGAGCTCCCCGACCGGCTGAGCTGTGATGGGAGTCGAGTCCATTTGCTTTACaagtga